In a genomic window of Desulfurobacteriaceae bacterium:
- a CDS encoding helix-turn-helix domain-containing protein, which produces MEIDKTGIAGRLKELRKALGLTQKEFAEHVGRTLRAIQRYESGQRSPDETTLRLIEQIFSVNPEWLRKGKGEMFIEKEESSLEKLLKEFSEEEVEAVILALRIVRKLEKKKGMKLNTKQRVKVARLLIELLEADESIEKLKGKLEKKGEKLLEALTV; this is translated from the coding sequence ATGGAAATAGATAAAACTGGCATAGCAGGAAGACTAAAGGAGTTAAGAAAAGCTTTAGGGCTAACTCAAAAAGAGTTTGCTGAGCATGTAGGAAGAACACTTAGAGCCATACAGCGATACGAAAGCGGACAACGGTCGCCAGATGAAACCACTCTCCGCCTCATTGAACAAATCTTCTCCGTCAACCCCGAATGGCTACGAAAAGGCAAGGGGGAAATGTTTATAGAGAAGGAAGAGAGTAGCTTAGAAAAGCTTCTTAAGGAATTTTCAGAAGAGGAAGTAGAAGCAGTGATTTTAGCTCTTAGGATAGTGAGAAAACTCGAGAAGAAGAAAGGTATGAAACTGAATACAAAACAAAGAGTGAAAGTCGCCCGTTTGCTTATAGAACTGTTAGAAGCTGATGAGAGCATAGAAAAGTTAAAAGGAAAACTTGAAAAAAAGGGAGAAAAGCTTTTAGAAGCCTTAACAGTTTAA